A window of the Pseudomonas gozinkensis genome harbors these coding sequences:
- a CDS encoding alpha/beta hydrolase, whose protein sequence is MNPGVEEVRLSLPHIELAAHLFGPEDGLPVIALHGWLDNANSFARLAPKLKGLRIVALDMAGHGHSGHRPNGAGYALWDYAHDVLQVAEQLGWKRFGLLGHSMGAIVSLVLAGSLPERITHLALIDGVIPPTDKGENAAERMGMALQAQLDLREKRKPVYNTLDRAIEARMKGLVAVSREAAELLAQRGLMPVPGGYTWRTDNRLTLPSPLRLTQEQAMAFVQRIACPAQLVVAADGMLAKHPELLERLPFDREQLPGGHHLHLNDEAGADLVADCFNRFFAIP, encoded by the coding sequence ATGAACCCCGGCGTCGAAGAAGTGCGCCTGAGCCTGCCGCATATCGAACTGGCGGCGCACCTGTTCGGCCCGGAAGACGGGTTGCCGGTGATCGCCCTGCACGGCTGGCTGGACAACGCCAACAGCTTCGCGCGTCTGGCGCCGAAGCTCAAAGGCTTGCGCATCGTGGCGCTGGACATGGCCGGTCACGGGCATTCCGGGCACCGTCCGAACGGCGCCGGTTACGCACTGTGGGATTACGCCCATGACGTGCTGCAGGTCGCCGAGCAACTGGGCTGGAAACGTTTCGGCCTGCTCGGGCATTCCATGGGCGCCATTGTTTCGCTGGTGCTCGCGGGATCGTTGCCCGAACGCATCACCCATCTGGCGTTGATCGACGGGGTAATTCCTCCTACCGATAAAGGCGAAAATGCCGCCGAGCGTATGGGCATGGCCTTACAGGCGCAGCTCGATCTTCGGGAAAAGCGCAAACCGGTCTACAACACCCTCGACCGGGCGATCGAGGCGCGGATGAAAGGGCTGGTGGCGGTCAGTCGTGAAGCTGCGGAACTGCTGGCACAGCGTGGGTTGATGCCGGTGCCCGGTGGTTACACCTGGCGTACCGACAACCGCCTGACCTTGCCGTCGCCGCTGCGTCTGACCCAGGAACAGGCGATGGCGTTCGTGCAGCGTATTGCCTGCCCCGCGCAACTGGTGGTCGCCGCCGATGGCATGCTGGCCAAACATCCCGAGCTGCTGGAACGTCTACCCTTCGACCGGGAACAGCTGCCGGGCGGGCACCATCTGCACCTGAACGATGAGGCCGGGGCCGACCTTGTAGCAGACTGTTTCAATCGGTTCTTCGCCATTCCTTGA
- a CDS encoding alpha/beta fold hydrolase codes for MSQPIFFAHANGFPSGTYGKLFAALAPEYRVAHLEQHAHDPRFPAGDNWYHLVDELIHHLQQQDEPVWGVGHSFGGMLHLHAALRCPELYRGVVMLDSPVLTRTDQWVIRAAKRFGFIDKLTPAGRTLGRREEFADLDSARGYFAGKTLFRSFDPECFDAYLQHGLHKVGGKLRLRFDPATEISIYRGVPHTSPAHTRQLKVPLAVVRGHKSRVVMNHHTRFVGRLPQGESLTVPGGHMFPLERPQDTALLLKNLFNRWQHRQDKDCA; via the coding sequence ATGTCGCAACCGATCTTCTTCGCCCACGCCAATGGTTTCCCTTCGGGCACCTACGGCAAACTGTTCGCGGCGCTGGCGCCCGAGTACCGGGTCGCGCATCTGGAACAACATGCCCATGACCCGCGTTTCCCGGCGGGTGACAACTGGTACCACCTGGTCGATGAACTCATCCATCATCTTCAACAGCAAGATGAACCGGTGTGGGGCGTTGGCCACTCCTTCGGCGGCATGCTGCATTTGCACGCCGCATTGCGTTGCCCTGAGTTGTATCGAGGGGTGGTGATGCTCGACTCGCCGGTGCTGACCCGCACCGATCAATGGGTGATCCGCGCTGCCAAGCGTTTTGGTTTCATCGACAAACTGACCCCGGCCGGCCGCACGCTGGGGCGGCGTGAAGAGTTTGCCGATCTGGACAGCGCCCGTGGTTATTTCGCCGGCAAAACCCTGTTCCGCAGCTTTGATCCGGAATGTTTCGATGCCTACCTGCAACACGGTCTGCACAAGGTCGGCGGCAAGTTGCGCCTGCGCTTCGATCCGGCGACCGAGATCAGCATCTATCGCGGCGTGCCGCACACCAGTCCTGCGCATACCCGGCAATTGAAAGTGCCGCTGGCGGTGGTGCGCGGGCACAAAAGCCGCGTGGTGATGAACCATCACACCCGTTTTGTCGGGCGCCTGCCTCAGGGCGAGTCGCTGACCGTGCCTGGCGGGCACATGTTTCCGCTTGAGCGCCCGCAGGACACTGCGCTGCTGCTGAAAAACCTGTTCAATCGCTGGCAGCACCGGCAAGACAAGGATTGCGCATGA
- a CDS encoding hotdog fold thioesterase, producing the protein MTLWRTTPNIEQLNAIQKNTIGEVLDIRFESFDEESLTASMVIDHRTHQPYGLLHGGASVVLAETVGSMASYLCIDASKFYCVGLEINANHLRGLRSGRVTAVAKPIHIGRTTHVWDIRLTSDEGKASCVSRLTMAVVPLGEQPPAR; encoded by the coding sequence ATGACCTTGTGGCGCACCACTCCGAACATCGAGCAGTTGAACGCAATCCAGAAAAACACCATCGGCGAAGTGCTGGACATCCGCTTCGAGTCCTTTGACGAGGAATCGCTGACGGCCAGCATGGTCATCGATCATCGCACCCATCAGCCTTACGGCCTGTTGCACGGCGGCGCATCGGTGGTGCTGGCCGAGACTGTCGGCTCGATGGCCAGTTACCTGTGCATCGACGCCAGCAAGTTCTATTGCGTGGGCCTGGAAATCAACGCCAACCATCTGCGCGGCCTGCGCAGCGGACGGGTGACGGCGGTGGCCAAACCGATTCACATCGGCCGCACCACCCACGTCTGGGACATCCGCCTCACCAGCGATGAAGGCAAGGCCAGTTGTGTGTCGCGCCTGACCATGGCGGTGGTGCCGCTGGGAGAACAACCGCCGGCGCGTTGA
- a CDS encoding AMP-binding protein — protein MSSAFRLPLDVFYEREARHPRQRFLVQPIGGGQVETLTWADVGHQARCAAHWLRSRELPQGSHIALISKNCAHWIIADLAIWMAGHVSVPLYPNLTAESVNQVLTHSESVLAFIGKLDDWPGMSPGVPEGLTTVSLPLHPPGTFDFNWDDVQRSSPIQDDPRPAAEQLATIIYTSGTTGLPKGVMHSFANLGFATTRGTQLFGLNENDRLLSYLPLCHVAERMFVELASIYTGQTVFFAESLDTFLTDLKRARPTAMFGVPRIWTKFQMGVYSKIPAKRLDFLLGLPFIGKRIGHKVLAGLGLDALRVALSGAAPVPLTLLRWYQKLGLDVLEVYGMTESCGYSHICLPGQYKEGWIGRPCPDVEVRIDESGEVQVRSQANMLGYFKEPQKTAETLTEDGFLRTGDKGEQDAEGRLRLTGRLKEIFKTSKGKYVAPAPIENRLAVHSRIEQVCVVGDGLSAPLGLCVLSAMGREEARAPLHSSLEKLLEEVNAVLDKHERLRRLVVVKDSWAVENGFLTPTLKIKRNIIEDTYGARFEEWSERSEAVLWQD, from the coding sequence ATGTCTTCCGCCTTCCGTTTGCCGCTGGACGTGTTTTACGAACGCGAGGCCCGGCACCCGCGTCAGCGTTTTCTGGTGCAGCCGATCGGTGGCGGGCAGGTCGAAACCCTGACCTGGGCCGACGTCGGCCATCAGGCCCGCTGCGCTGCGCACTGGTTGCGCTCCCGGGAATTGCCGCAAGGCAGCCACATCGCCCTGATCTCGAAAAACTGCGCGCACTGGATCATCGCCGATCTGGCGATCTGGATGGCCGGGCATGTCTCGGTGCCGCTCTATCCGAACCTCACCGCCGAATCGGTGAATCAGGTGCTGACCCACTCGGAGAGCGTACTGGCGTTCATCGGCAAGCTCGATGACTGGCCGGGTATGTCGCCAGGCGTGCCGGAGGGCCTGACCACCGTCAGCCTGCCGCTGCATCCACCGGGCACGTTCGATTTCAACTGGGATGACGTGCAGCGCAGCTCGCCGATCCAGGACGATCCGCGTCCCGCCGCCGAGCAACTGGCGACCATCATCTATACCTCCGGCACCACCGGCCTGCCCAAGGGCGTGATGCACAGTTTCGCCAATCTCGGGTTCGCTACAACGCGCGGTACGCAGCTGTTTGGTCTCAATGAGAACGACCGGCTGCTTTCGTATCTGCCGCTGTGTCATGTCGCTGAGCGGATGTTCGTCGAACTGGCGTCGATCTATACCGGGCAGACGGTGTTTTTCGCCGAGAGCCTCGATACCTTCCTCACCGATCTCAAGCGGGCGCGGCCCACGGCGATGTTCGGTGTGCCAAGGATCTGGACCAAGTTCCAGATGGGCGTCTACAGCAAGATCCCGGCGAAACGCCTGGATTTCCTGCTCGGCCTGCCCTTTATCGGCAAACGGATCGGCCACAAGGTGTTGGCGGGGTTGGGGCTGGATGCCTTGCGCGTGGCTTTGTCCGGTGCGGCGCCGGTGCCGCTGACCTTGTTGCGCTGGTACCAGAAACTCGGGCTCGACGTGCTGGAGGTCTACGGCATGACCGAAAGCTGCGGTTATTCGCACATCTGCCTGCCGGGGCAATACAAGGAAGGCTGGATCGGCCGGCCGTGTCCTGATGTTGAAGTGCGCATCGATGAGTCCGGCGAAGTGCAGGTGCGCAGTCAGGCGAACATGCTCGGCTATTTCAAGGAGCCGCAGAAAACCGCCGAAACCCTCACGGAAGATGGCTTCCTGCGCACCGGCGACAAGGGCGAGCAGGACGCCGAAGGACGTTTGCGCCTGACCGGGCGGCTCAAGGAAATTTTCAAGACCAGCAAGGGCAAGTACGTCGCCCCGGCGCCGATCGAAAATCGGCTGGCGGTGCACTCGCGGATCGAACAGGTCTGCGTGGTCGGCGATGGCCTGAGCGCGCCGCTGGGGTTGTGTGTGCTCTCGGCCATGGGCCGGGAAGAGGCCCGCGCGCCGCTGCATTCGAGCCTGGAAAAACTGCTGGAGGAGGTCAACGCCGTGCTCGACAAGCACGAGCGCCTGCGCCGGCTGGTGGTGGTCAAGGACAGCTGGGCGGTGGAGAACGGGTTTCTCACGCCGACCCTGAAAATCAAACGCAACATCATCGAAGACACCTACGGGGCACGTTTCGAAGAATGGAGCGAGCGCAGCGAGGCGGTGCTGTGGCAGGATTGA
- the sixA gene encoding phosphohistidine phosphatase SixA produces the protein MKLWVLRHGEAEPYGSRPDSERELTAHGRKEVLSSAARLMGQPLTAIYASPYLRAQQTAQLVREALGFEPEIRTVEWLTPEVDPDRVAEQLVSVSNVLLVSHNPLVGNLLSYLQHGAGYPPEKVSTAGLAELEHSELLIGSMTLNSLKHP, from the coding sequence ATGAAACTCTGGGTATTGCGTCACGGTGAGGCCGAGCCCTACGGCTCGCGGCCCGACTCCGAGCGAGAACTGACCGCCCATGGTCGCAAGGAAGTGTTGAGCAGCGCGGCCCGCTTGATGGGTCAGCCGCTGACGGCGATCTACGCCAGCCCTTACCTGCGGGCGCAACAGACGGCGCAACTGGTGCGCGAAGCCCTCGGCTTCGAGCCGGAGATTCGTACAGTCGAGTGGCTGACCCCGGAAGTCGATCCGGATCGTGTCGCCGAGCAACTGGTGTCGGTGAGCAACGTGCTGTTGGTCAGCCATAACCCGCTGGTGGGCAATCTGCTCAGCTACCTGCAACACGGTGCGGGTTATCCGCCGGAAAAGGTCAGCACCGCCGGGCTGGCCGAGCTCGAACACAGCGAGTTGCTGATAGGCTCGATGACGCTCAACAGTCTTAAACATCCCTGA
- a CDS encoding DUF4389 domain-containing protein → MNDPKTEAKYESILLRVLWMVVYILVWQVAQFIIGAVVLVQLIYRLIYGAPSASLMNFGDSLSQFLAQIGRFGSFHSDQKPWPFADWPTPRTPEGEAPHVVAPAPHPARDEEPKL, encoded by the coding sequence ATGAACGATCCGAAAACCGAAGCCAAATATGAATCCATCCTCCTGCGGGTGTTGTGGATGGTTGTTTACATCCTGGTCTGGCAGGTGGCGCAGTTCATCATCGGCGCTGTGGTGCTGGTGCAGTTGATCTATCGTTTGATCTATGGCGCCCCGAGCGCCAGCCTGATGAATTTCGGCGACAGCCTGAGCCAGTTTCTGGCGCAGATCGGTCGTTTCGGCAGTTTCCACAGCGACCAGAAACCCTGGCCGTTCGCCGACTGGCCGACGCCGCGTACTCCGGAAGGTGAAGCGCCACACGTTGTCGCGCCGGCACCGCATCCGGCCCGGGATGAGGAACCCAAGCTATGA
- a CDS encoding NAD(P)H-dependent glycerol-3-phosphate dehydrogenase has translation MTEQRPIAVLGGGSFGTAVANLLAENGHQVRQWMRDPEQAEAIRVNRENPRYLKGIKILPGVTAVTDLQETLDACDLCFVALPSSALRTVLAAHAERLSGKMLVSLTKGIEAQTFKLMSQILEEIAPQARIGVLSGPNLAREIAEHALTATVVASEDEELCKAVQAALHGRTFRVYASADRFGVELGGALKNVYAIIAGMAVALEMGENTKSMLITRALAEMTRFAVNQGANPMTFLGLAGVGDLIVTCSSPKSRNYQVGFALGQGLSLDEAVSRLGEVAEGVNTLKVLKAKAQDVGVYMPLVAGLHAILFEGRTLEQVIGLLMRAEPKTDVDFISTSGFN, from the coding sequence ATGACTGAACAGCGCCCGATTGCGGTCCTGGGAGGCGGAAGTTTCGGTACCGCCGTGGCCAATCTGTTGGCCGAGAACGGCCATCAAGTCCGGCAGTGGATGCGTGACCCCGAACAGGCCGAGGCCATCCGGGTCAATCGCGAGAACCCGCGTTACCTCAAAGGCATCAAGATTCTGCCGGGCGTGACCGCGGTCACCGACCTGCAGGAAACCCTCGACGCCTGCGATTTGTGTTTTGTGGCATTGCCGTCCAGCGCGCTGCGCACGGTACTGGCGGCGCACGCCGAACGCCTGAGCGGCAAGATGCTGGTCAGCCTGACCAAGGGCATCGAAGCCCAGACCTTCAAACTGATGAGCCAGATCCTGGAAGAGATCGCCCCGCAGGCGCGCATCGGCGTGCTGTCCGGGCCGAATCTGGCGCGGGAAATCGCCGAGCACGCGCTGACCGCGACCGTGGTTGCCAGCGAAGACGAAGAACTCTGCAAAGCAGTGCAGGCCGCATTGCATGGCCGGACTTTCCGCGTCTACGCCAGCGCCGACCGTTTTGGCGTGGAACTGGGCGGGGCGCTGAAAAACGTCTACGCGATCATCGCCGGCATGGCGGTGGCACTGGAGATGGGCGAGAACACCAAGAGCATGCTGATCACCCGAGCCCTGGCCGAGATGACCCGGTTTGCGGTGAATCAGGGCGCCAACCCGATGACCTTTCTCGGTCTGGCCGGGGTCGGCGACCTGATCGTCACCTGCTCGTCGCCGAAAAGCCGCAACTATCAGGTCGGTTTCGCCCTCGGCCAGGGCTTGAGCCTCGACGAAGCGGTGTCGCGCCTCGGTGAAGTGGCCGAAGGCGTCAACACCCTGAAAGTGCTCAAAGCCAAGGCCCAGGACGTGGGCGTGTACATGCCGCTGGTCGCCGGACTGCATGCAATCCTGTTCGAAGGGCGCACGCTTGAGCAGGTGATCGGTCTGCTGATGCGTGCCGAACCGAAAACCGACGTCGACTTTATTTCCACCAGTGGTTTCAACTGA
- a CDS encoding TonB-dependent receptor plug domain-containing protein, with amino-acid sequence MLLADDLFVDSEALPQILTATRLKQSPAEVPGSMTVLDSELISASGARDISELLRLVPGMMVGNISGNQAVVNYHGTNATEARRMQVLIDGRSVYRAGLATVDWSDIPVAMEDIERIEVFRGPNTVSYGANALMAVVNIITRNPADSHGTRLKLTRGQRGINDFYASQSTGWNGGDLRLSLSGQEDDGFDTDRTGADYRDNRRLNRFSLAVSQTLSDNQSLDWQVNAKDGTNQRPYTYRPVFSGITAAGNNSDVVAKDYAGSVRWNLDLNPDHSLYVQGSAQHWDRQQTWRACDAEVSFSPQLTELWQLNPNYTERLARNMTLFTGPGAPAGTPQEMTLANQVLDQWRNGARQTLCGDIDQSARESRYDLELQDTLSLSDSLRLVSGLNYRYDRADSETYFNGTLDDTTWRAFGQLEWRASEHWLLQGGAMFENTQLIGSSLTPRFAVNYLFNPRHSLRAVYSEAIRSPDMFENNVNWSYQVTNLRPAAYGQSSARYFVKTRGPGDLDQEHMRSRELGYNGYFPEWGLALDVKLFYDEITGMISEPLRNNQYIASNANDSRFRGTETQLDWRLSAADRLRLTYAFVDAEASNPLDQQFTARNSGSAGWLRDWGHGWNSALFYYGDNALNGYRFERVDTRIAKRLALGKAQLQLAGVLQQRLDHEPTTFVDNNYDERRVVYFSAELEF; translated from the coding sequence ATGCTGCTGGCGGACGATCTGTTTGTCGACAGTGAGGCCTTGCCGCAGATCCTGACCGCCACGCGTTTGAAACAGTCGCCGGCGGAAGTCCCCGGCAGCATGACCGTACTCGACAGCGAACTGATCAGCGCCAGCGGCGCCCGGGACATCAGCGAACTGCTGCGCCTGGTGCCGGGGATGATGGTCGGCAATATCAGCGGCAATCAGGCAGTGGTGAATTATCACGGGACCAACGCCACTGAAGCCCGACGCATGCAGGTGCTGATCGACGGCCGCTCGGTGTACCGCGCCGGGCTCGCGACCGTGGACTGGAGCGATATCCCGGTGGCCATGGAAGACATCGAGCGCATCGAAGTCTTTCGCGGCCCGAACACCGTCAGCTACGGCGCCAACGCGCTGATGGCGGTGGTCAACATCATCACCCGCAACCCGGCGGACAGCCATGGCACACGGCTGAAGCTGACGCGCGGCCAGCGCGGCATCAACGACTTCTACGCCAGCCAGAGCACCGGATGGAATGGCGGCGACCTGCGTCTGTCGCTGTCCGGCCAGGAAGACGACGGCTTCGACACTGACCGTACCGGCGCCGACTACCGCGACAACCGTCGGTTGAACCGCTTCAGCCTCGCCGTCAGCCAGACCCTGAGCGACAACCAAAGCCTCGACTGGCAGGTCAACGCCAAGGACGGGACCAATCAACGGCCTTACACCTACCGACCGGTGTTCTCCGGGATTACCGCTGCCGGGAACAATTCCGACGTAGTAGCCAAGGACTACGCCGGTTCGGTGCGCTGGAACCTGGACCTCAATCCCGATCACAGCCTTTACGTACAAGGCTCGGCCCAACACTGGGATCGTCAGCAGACCTGGCGCGCGTGTGACGCCGAAGTGTCGTTCAGCCCGCAATTGACCGAGCTGTGGCAACTCAACCCGAACTACACCGAGCGCCTGGCCCGCAACATGACCCTGTTCACCGGCCCCGGTGCACCCGCCGGTACACCGCAGGAAATGACCCTGGCCAATCAGGTGCTGGACCAGTGGCGCAACGGCGCGCGCCAGACCCTGTGCGGCGACATCGACCAGAGTGCCCGGGAATCGCGTTATGACCTGGAACTGCAGGATACCCTCAGCCTGTCCGATAGCCTGCGTCTGGTCAGCGGCCTGAACTATCGTTACGACCGGGCCGATTCCGAGACTTATTTCAACGGCACGCTGGACGACACCACCTGGCGCGCCTTCGGCCAACTGGAATGGCGCGCCAGCGAACACTGGTTGTTGCAGGGCGGCGCCATGTTCGAAAACACGCAATTGATCGGCAGCTCGCTGACGCCCCGGTTTGCGGTCAACTACCTGTTCAACCCGCGCCACAGCCTGCGCGCGGTGTACTCGGAAGCCATCCGTTCGCCGGACATGTTCGAGAACAACGTCAACTGGAGTTATCAGGTGACCAACCTGCGTCCCGCCGCCTATGGCCAGTCTTCGGCCCGCTACTTCGTCAAGACACGGGGCCCCGGCGATCTTGACCAGGAGCACATGCGCTCGCGGGAACTGGGCTACAACGGCTATTTCCCGGAATGGGGCCTGGCGCTGGACGTGAAGCTGTTCTACGACGAAATCACCGGGATGATCAGCGAGCCGCTGCGCAACAATCAGTACATCGCCAGCAACGCCAACGATTCGCGCTTTCGCGGCACCGAGACGCAACTGGACTGGCGCCTGAGTGCGGCCGACCGCCTGCGCCTGACCTACGCCTTCGTCGACGCCGAGGCGAGCAATCCGCTGGATCAGCAATTCACCGCGCGCAACAGCGGCTCGGCGGGCTGGCTGCGCGATTGGGGCCACGGCTGGAACAGCGCCCTCTTCTATTACGGTGACAACGCGCTCAACGGTTACCGCTTCGAGCGGGTCGACACGCGGATCGCCAAACGCCTCGCCCTGGGCAAGGCCCAACTGCAACTGGCCGGTGTGCTGCAACAACGCCTCGACCATGAACCAACCACTTTCGTCGACAACAATTACGACGAACGCCGCGTGGTGTATTTCAGCGCCGAGCTGGAGTTCTAG
- a CDS encoding ABC transporter substrate-binding protein produces MRYAMSRKMPTLGQWLAGLCLFLTAWLHGVAVQAADILLTGAEESPGVQSFVQALSELRPTDRVHFQPLASLPAPGKLPSSLRLILLDLPSLDWRMQESQGPATLVLRISRLQARQRFGDTQPPRLSLLWADPPLSRQLQLIRRVLPQAGRVGVLFDQHSEFLLKELQSAAQSLNLQIVPQRWDNTHDSRPLQAVLKNSDVLLGLDDPDLYNPKTAKNLLLSSYSRQLALVGPNVAFVRAGSLASTYSDQNDWLAVLDELLDRPPATWPRTLYPGRFKVSSNAQVARSLGIEPMNEASVAAELAEGERRP; encoded by the coding sequence ATGCGTTACGCCATGTCACGGAAGATGCCAACGCTCGGCCAATGGCTGGCCGGGCTCTGTCTGTTCCTGACAGCATGGCTGCATGGCGTGGCGGTGCAGGCGGCCGATATTCTGCTGACCGGCGCCGAAGAAAGTCCCGGCGTGCAGTCCTTCGTCCAGGCCCTGAGCGAACTGCGCCCCACCGACCGCGTACATTTCCAGCCGCTGGCCAGCCTGCCGGCGCCGGGCAAGTTGCCGTCGAGCCTGCGCCTGATTCTGCTGGATCTGCCGAGTCTCGACTGGCGCATGCAGGAAAGCCAGGGGCCGGCGACTTTGGTCCTGCGCATCAGCCGCCTGCAAGCCCGCCAACGCTTCGGCGACACGCAACCGCCCCGCTTGAGCCTGCTGTGGGCCGATCCGCCGCTGAGTCGTCAGTTGCAACTGATCCGACGGGTTCTGCCCCAGGCCGGGCGAGTCGGCGTGCTGTTCGATCAGCACAGTGAGTTCCTGCTCAAGGAGCTGCAATCGGCCGCCCAGTCACTGAATTTGCAAATCGTCCCGCAACGCTGGGACAACACCCACGACAGCCGCCCCTTGCAAGCTGTGCTGAAAAACAGCGACGTGCTGCTGGGCCTCGACGACCCTGACCTCTACAACCCGAAAACCGCGAAGAACCTGTTGCTCAGCAGTTACTCTCGGCAACTTGCGCTGGTCGGGCCGAATGTCGCTTTCGTCCGCGCCGGTAGCCTGGCCAGTACCTACAGCGATCAGAACGACTGGCTGGCAGTCCTCGACGAATTGCTCGACCGACCACCGGCCACCTGGCCGCGCACGCTCTACCCCGGGCGTTTTAAAGTCTCAAGTAATGCGCAGGTGGCTCGTTCCTTAGGGATAGAACCGATGAATGAAGCGTCTGTCGCCGCAGAGCTGGCCGAAGGAGAGCGCCGCCCATGA